From the genome of Phytohabitans rumicis, one region includes:
- a CDS encoding S9 family peptidase codes for MEYPELAARTRRFTRGAPRAVSVASDGSRVIFLRSAGPEDPADALWVLDVETAAERLVADPATLLTDEGDLPAEERALRERLRLSAGGIGSYATDPAGKVATFPLGGRLFRADLATGDVAQLATAGPVVDPRPDPAGRRIAYVTSGNLHVIHADGTDALLAGEGGDVTWGLAEFIAAEELSRFRGYWWAPDGRSILAARVDESRVPRWHLHDPARPEAAPTSVAYPYAGAENAEVTLHLLDLDGGWVDVHWDRETYPYLVSVHWAEGGPLITVLRRLQQHGLVLSVDPRTGETQVHAELADPRWVEPVAGTPSHLPDGRVLVGGELAHDGYDARCLFADGTLLTPPSLYVRRVVGRMSAAAGAGSPDLLVEASEAEPSEQHLFRVRTAIGAGGAEIRPLTTAPGWHTGAVGGDVLAVGSASLDRAGTQWTVWRAGKQVATIESLAARPPYSPRPLLERVADRRLPAAVLYPRNHVTGRRLPVLLDVYGGPGHQEVLAARSRWLERQWWADAGFAVVTVDNRGTPGVAPSFEKVIHRRVADVVLTDQIDALGALAGKHPDLDLDRVAIRGWSFGGWLAGLAVLRRPDLFRCGVAGAPVTDWRLYDTAYTERYLGLPDDNSDVYAHHSLIELAREPAKDARPLLLIHGLVDDNVVAAHTLRLSAAMLAAGRPHSVIPLTGATHMAAGGVAEQLLRLELDFVRRHV; via the coding sequence GTGGAGTACCCGGAGCTGGCCGCTCGTACCCGGAGGTTCACCCGTGGCGCGCCGCGGGCCGTAAGCGTCGCGAGTGACGGCTCGCGGGTGATCTTCCTGCGGTCGGCCGGTCCAGAGGACCCGGCCGACGCCCTGTGGGTGCTCGATGTCGAGACGGCCGCCGAGCGGCTGGTCGCCGACCCGGCCACGCTGCTCACCGACGAGGGCGACCTGCCCGCCGAGGAGCGCGCGCTCCGCGAGCGGCTGCGGCTGTCCGCCGGCGGCATCGGCTCGTACGCGACGGACCCGGCCGGCAAGGTGGCCACCTTCCCGCTCGGCGGGCGGCTCTTCCGGGCCGACCTCGCGACCGGCGACGTGGCGCAGCTGGCCACGGCCGGCCCGGTGGTCGACCCGCGCCCCGACCCGGCCGGCCGGCGGATCGCGTACGTGACCTCGGGCAACCTGCACGTCATCCACGCGGACGGCACGGACGCGCTGCTCGCCGGCGAGGGCGGCGACGTGACCTGGGGCCTGGCCGAGTTCATCGCGGCGGAGGAGCTGTCCCGGTTCCGGGGCTACTGGTGGGCGCCGGACGGGCGCTCGATCCTGGCCGCCCGGGTCGACGAGTCCCGGGTGCCGCGCTGGCACCTGCACGACCCGGCGCGCCCGGAGGCGGCGCCGACCAGCGTGGCGTACCCCTATGCCGGCGCCGAGAACGCCGAGGTCACGCTGCACCTGCTCGATCTCGACGGCGGCTGGGTCGACGTGCACTGGGACCGGGAGACCTACCCCTACCTGGTGTCGGTGCACTGGGCCGAGGGCGGACCGTTGATCACCGTGCTGCGCCGGCTGCAGCAGCACGGACTGGTGCTGTCGGTCGACCCGCGCACCGGCGAGACCCAGGTGCACGCCGAGCTGGCCGACCCGCGCTGGGTCGAGCCGGTCGCCGGCACGCCGAGCCACCTGCCCGACGGCCGGGTCCTGGTCGGCGGCGAGCTGGCCCACGACGGGTACGACGCGCGCTGCCTCTTCGCCGACGGCACCCTGCTCACGCCGCCGTCGCTGTACGTGCGGCGGGTGGTCGGGCGGATGTCCGCCGCCGCCGGCGCCGGCTCGCCCGACCTGCTGGTCGAGGCCAGCGAGGCCGAGCCGAGCGAGCAACACCTCTTCCGGGTACGCACAGCGATCGGCGCCGGCGGGGCGGAGATCCGGCCGCTGACCACCGCGCCCGGGTGGCACACCGGCGCGGTCGGCGGCGACGTCCTGGCGGTTGGCTCGGCCTCGCTGGACCGGGCCGGCACCCAGTGGACGGTGTGGCGGGCCGGCAAGCAGGTGGCCACGATCGAGTCGCTGGCCGCCCGGCCGCCGTACTCCCCGCGGCCGCTGCTGGAGCGGGTGGCCGACCGGCGCCTGCCCGCGGCGGTGCTCTACCCGCGCAACCACGTGACCGGGCGCCGGCTGCCGGTGCTGCTGGACGTGTACGGCGGTCCGGGCCACCAGGAGGTGCTGGCCGCCCGGTCCCGCTGGCTGGAACGGCAGTGGTGGGCCGACGCCGGGTTCGCGGTGGTCACGGTCGACAACCGGGGTACGCCGGGCGTGGCCCCCTCGTTCGAGAAGGTGATCCACCGGCGGGTCGCCGACGTGGTGCTCACCGACCAGATCGACGCGCTGGGCGCGCTGGCCGGCAAGCACCCCGACCTCGACCTGGACCGGGTGGCGATCCGCGGCTGGTCGTTCGGGGGGTGGCTGGCCGGGCTCGCGGTGCTGCGCCGGCCGGACCTGTTCCGTTGCGGGGTGGCCGGCGCGCCGGTGACCGACTGGCGGCTGTACGACACCGCGTACACCGAGCGCTACCTGGGCCTGCCGGACGACAACAGCGACGTGTACGCGCACCATTCGCTCATCGAACTGGCCCGCGAGCCGGCCAAGGACGCCCGGCCGCTGCTGCTGATCCACGGCCTCGTCGACGACAACGTGGTGGCCGCCCACACGCTGCGCCTGTCGGCCGCGATGCTGGCCGCGGGCCGCCCGCACTCGGTGATCCCGCTGACCGGGGCGACCCACATGGCCGCGGGCGGCGTGGCCGAGCAACTGCTCCGCCTGGAACTGGACTTCGTCCGCCGCCACGTCTGA
- a CDS encoding ABC transporter ATP-binding protein encodes MPSELLRVEGLTKHFPVRRGAVRAVDGLDFAVEAGETLGLVGESGCGKTTTGRMLVRLLEPSAGKIVFEGRDITHLGRRAMRPLRQDLQIIFQDPYASLNPRHTVGRIVAMPIEVNGVRPPGGVKKRVQELLELVGLNPEHYNRYPHEFSGGQRQRIGIARALALRPKLIVADEPVSALDVSIQAQVINLLRGLQRDLGLAFVFIAHDLAVVRHFCQRVAVMYLGKIVEIGDRAEIYEEPRHPYTRALLSAVPDVNALGPAAGRIRLTGDVPTPLDPPSGCRFRTRCWKAQEVCATTEPALTEGVACHFPEKSPEVVTVESHA; translated from the coding sequence GTGCCCAGTGAACTGCTGCGGGTGGAGGGGTTGACGAAGCACTTCCCGGTCCGGCGCGGCGCCGTACGGGCGGTCGACGGGCTCGACTTCGCGGTCGAGGCGGGGGAGACGCTCGGCCTGGTCGGGGAGTCCGGCTGCGGCAAGACCACGACCGGCCGGATGCTGGTACGCCTGCTGGAGCCCAGCGCCGGAAAGATCGTGTTCGAGGGCCGGGACATCACGCACCTCGGGCGCCGGGCGATGCGGCCGCTGCGGCAGGACCTGCAGATCATCTTCCAGGACCCGTACGCCTCGCTGAACCCGCGGCACACCGTCGGGCGGATCGTGGCGATGCCGATCGAGGTCAACGGCGTACGGCCGCCGGGCGGCGTGAAGAAGCGGGTGCAGGAACTGCTGGAGCTGGTCGGGCTCAACCCCGAGCACTACAACCGGTATCCGCACGAGTTCTCCGGCGGGCAGCGGCAACGGATCGGGATCGCCCGGGCCTTGGCGCTGCGGCCGAAGCTGATCGTGGCCGACGAGCCGGTGTCCGCGCTGGACGTGTCGATCCAGGCCCAGGTGATCAACCTGCTCCGCGGGCTGCAGCGCGACCTCGGCCTGGCGTTCGTGTTCATCGCCCACGACCTGGCGGTGGTCCGCCACTTCTGCCAGCGGGTGGCAGTGATGTACCTGGGCAAGATCGTGGAGATCGGTGACCGGGCCGAGATCTACGAAGAGCCGCGCCATCCGTATACCCGGGCACTGCTCTCCGCCGTACCCGATGTGAATGCCCTCGGCCCGGCTGCCGGGCGGATAAGGCTGACCGGCGATGTGCCGACCCCGCTCGACCCGCCGTCCGGCTGCCGGTTCCGCACGCGGTGCTGGAAGGCGCAGGAGGTCTGTGCCACGACGGAGCCGGCGCTGACCGAGGGCGTGGCCTGTCACTTCCCGGAGAAGAGCCCGGAGGTGGTAACCGTTGAGTCTCACGCCTGA
- a CDS encoding ABC transporter permease: protein MSLTPELVGRSPGQLAWVRLKRDRVAMVSGAVLLFFLLVALAAPLIEMAYGVGPYQQFQDKLRNSDGLPLGYGGGISGEHWFGLEPRLGRDIFIRLIYGIRTSLSIALAAALVTSAIGITAGIVAGYLGGWVDAVISWVTDLALAMPFLIFALAVMPTVVLRFYGPREETPTWFRVVVVIAIFAAFGWTSTARLVRGQVISLREREFVEAAKASGAGLGHMLFRQLLPNIWAPILVSFSLAVPAYVTGEAALSFLGIGITDPTPDFGAMIFESIKYLQGDPAFVFFPGVAIFVLVLAFNLFGDALRDALDPRSSR from the coding sequence TTGAGTCTCACGCCTGAGCTCGTCGGGCGGTCTCCCGGGCAGCTCGCCTGGGTCCGGCTGAAGCGCGACCGGGTCGCGATGGTCAGCGGCGCGGTGCTGCTGTTCTTCTTGCTCGTCGCGCTGGCCGCGCCGCTGATCGAGATGGCCTACGGGGTCGGGCCCTACCAGCAGTTCCAGGACAAGCTGCGCAACAGCGACGGCCTGCCGCTCGGCTACGGGGGCGGGATCTCCGGCGAGCACTGGTTCGGGCTGGAGCCCCGGCTGGGGCGAGACATCTTCATCCGGCTGATCTACGGCATCCGGACCTCACTGTCCATCGCGCTGGCCGCGGCCCTGGTGACGTCCGCGATCGGCATCACGGCCGGCATCGTCGCCGGTTACCTCGGCGGCTGGGTCGACGCGGTGATCAGCTGGGTCACCGATCTGGCGCTCGCGATGCCGTTCCTCATCTTCGCGCTCGCCGTGATGCCGACCGTGGTGCTGCGCTTCTACGGCCCGCGGGAGGAGACGCCGACCTGGTTCCGGGTGGTGGTGGTGATCGCGATCTTCGCGGCGTTCGGCTGGACGAGCACCGCCCGGCTGGTCCGGGGACAGGTGATCTCGCTGCGCGAGCGGGAGTTCGTCGAGGCGGCCAAGGCGAGCGGCGCCGGCCTCGGGCACATGCTCTTCCGGCAGCTGCTGCCGAACATCTGGGCGCCCATCCTGGTGTCGTTTTCGCTGGCGGTGCCGGCGTACGTCACCGGGGAGGCGGCGCTGTCCTTCCTGGGCATCGGCATCACCGACCCGACGCCGGACTTCGGGGCGATGATCTTCGAGAGCATCAAGTACCTGCAGGGCGATCCGGCGTTCGTGTTCTTCCCCGGCGTCGCAATCTTCGTCCTGGTGCTCGCCTTCAACCTCTTCGGTGACGCGCTTCGCGACGCGCTCGACCCGAGATCCTCCCGGTAG
- a CDS encoding ABC transporter substrate-binding protein, protein MIATDPKDSLGPATEVPGATKGGTFTIIRESKISHLDPQRVYSFAGLMNAPLYARSLTTWKDDGKGNLTLVGDLAQTPGTNVNNDCKTWEFKIKSNVKFEDGSPITSKEIAYGIARSFDPDLTGGPTYVQEWLADSGDYDTKWDFKANKTSLPPGLTTPDANTIRFEFAKAHCDLPFALSLPSSAPLPPAKDTGVNLDNQPFASGPYKITKHTPGVELVMERNEHWDPATDPVRHQYPEKIVWSFGPDPDAGANRVIADSGADQAALAWNGVPAGLVSRVAGDAALKSRSITSPTPSAWRLTINTQRVTDLAVRQALNYAIDREGFIKAYGGSTVATPLTTLLPPATIGYKQYDAYPAGATGNPEKAKEVLAGKTPELVLAIGDDSPELATQLKGNLEKAGFKITVKTIPADSKLDETKKKDNAWDLWLDQWAADWPSGAAILPVLFDGRSIKAEGNSNTSYINNDAINTEFDRVLAMDPSAQASEWPKLDERIMKELAPAVPLFVEVAYYLTGSKAGGVFISSVFGYPALVNAYVKS, encoded by the coding sequence GTGATCGCCACCGACCCGAAGGACTCGCTCGGCCCGGCCACCGAGGTGCCCGGCGCGACCAAGGGTGGCACGTTCACGATCATCCGCGAGAGCAAGATTTCGCACCTGGACCCGCAGCGGGTGTACTCGTTCGCCGGTCTGATGAACGCCCCGCTCTACGCCCGGTCGTTGACCACGTGGAAGGACGACGGCAAGGGCAACCTGACGCTGGTCGGCGACCTGGCCCAGACCCCCGGCACCAACGTCAACAACGACTGCAAGACCTGGGAATTCAAGATCAAGAGCAACGTGAAGTTCGAGGACGGCAGCCCCATCACGTCCAAGGAGATCGCGTACGGCATCGCGCGCTCGTTCGACCCCGACCTCACCGGTGGCCCGACGTACGTCCAGGAGTGGCTCGCCGACAGCGGCGACTACGACACCAAGTGGGACTTCAAGGCCAACAAGACGTCGCTGCCGCCCGGCCTGACCACGCCGGACGCCAACACGATCCGGTTCGAGTTCGCCAAGGCGCACTGCGACCTGCCGTTCGCGCTCTCGCTGCCGTCGAGCGCGCCGCTGCCGCCCGCCAAGGACACCGGCGTCAACCTCGACAACCAGCCGTTCGCCTCCGGGCCGTACAAGATCACGAAGCACACGCCCGGCGTCGAGCTGGTCATGGAGCGCAACGAGCACTGGGACCCGGCCACCGACCCGGTGCGCCACCAGTACCCGGAGAAGATCGTCTGGTCGTTCGGGCCGGACCCGGACGCGGGCGCCAACCGCGTGATCGCCGACAGCGGCGCCGACCAGGCCGCGCTGGCCTGGAACGGCGTACCGGCCGGGCTGGTGTCCCGGGTCGCCGGCGACGCGGCGCTCAAGTCCCGCTCGATCACGTCCCCGACGCCCTCGGCCTGGCGGCTCACCATCAACACCCAGCGGGTCACCGACCTCGCCGTACGCCAGGCGCTGAACTACGCGATCGACCGCGAGGGCTTCATCAAGGCGTACGGCGGCTCGACGGTCGCGACCCCGCTGACCACGCTGCTGCCGCCGGCCACCATCGGGTACAAGCAGTACGACGCGTACCCGGCCGGCGCGACCGGCAACCCGGAGAAGGCCAAGGAGGTGCTCGCCGGCAAGACGCCGGAGCTGGTGCTCGCGATCGGCGACGACTCCCCCGAGTTGGCCACCCAGCTCAAGGGCAACCTGGAGAAGGCCGGCTTCAAGATCACGGTGAAGACGATCCCGGCCGACTCGAAGCTCGACGAGACCAAGAAGAAGGACAACGCCTGGGACCTGTGGCTGGACCAGTGGGCCGCGGACTGGCCCAGCGGTGCGGCGATCCTGCCGGTGCTCTTCGACGGCCGCTCGATCAAGGCTGAGGGCAACAGCAACACGTCGTACATCAACAACGACGCGATCAACACCGAGTTCGACCGGGTGCTGGCGATGGACCCGTCGGCGCAGGCGTCGGAGTGGCCCAAGCTGGACGAGCGCATCATGAAGGAGCTCGCGCCGGCCGTGCCGCTGTTCGTGGAGGTGGCGTACTACCTGACCGGCTCCAAGGCGGGCGGCGTCTTCATCTCCAGCGTGTTCGGCTACCCCGCACTGGTCAACGCGTACGTGAAGTCGTAG
- a CDS encoding GNAT family N-acetyltransferase, which produces MLRQQDVGHRVVVRRIVGVRNNRPLYTDALGELVEITETDLTLATAKGPLRVPLDEIHRAKRVPPRRRPNAADVIALELAANEAWPAPVQDHLGGWLLRAADGWTGRGNSALPIGDPDRPLEAAIDAVERWYVEHGLRPLINTPLPLATPVGASLDARGWSARPLTLVQTAPLRAIVDAVPPRAKVQLAHAPSDDWLAIAAGRKGGLPAAARHILTAVRQLRFAHVYDENGRLLAIARGTVTGEGQWLCLALIEVVPEAQRGGLAQQVIAALARWASEAGATRAFLQVEERNTAANALYSKLGFTTHHSYLTREAPLP; this is translated from the coding sequence GTGCTCCGGCAGCAGGATGTGGGACACCGCGTCGTCGTGCGGCGAATTGTAGGTGTTCGCAATAATCGTCCCCTATACACCGACGCGCTCGGCGAGCTGGTCGAGATCACCGAGACGGATCTCACGCTGGCGACGGCGAAGGGCCCGCTGCGCGTACCACTGGATGAGATCCATCGGGCGAAGCGGGTGCCGCCCCGGCGGCGGCCGAACGCCGCGGACGTCATCGCCCTCGAACTCGCGGCCAACGAGGCGTGGCCGGCGCCCGTGCAGGACCACCTGGGCGGCTGGCTGCTGCGGGCCGCCGACGGCTGGACCGGCCGGGGCAACTCCGCGCTGCCGATCGGCGACCCCGACCGCCCCTTGGAGGCCGCCATCGACGCGGTCGAGCGGTGGTACGTCGAGCACGGACTGCGCCCCCTCATCAACACGCCGCTGCCGCTGGCCACCCCGGTCGGCGCCTCCCTCGACGCCCGCGGCTGGAGCGCCCGCCCGCTCACCCTGGTCCAGACCGCGCCGCTGCGCGCGATCGTCGACGCCGTGCCGCCGCGCGCCAAGGTCCAGCTCGCCCACGCGCCCTCCGACGACTGGCTCGCCATCGCCGCGGGCCGGAAGGGCGGTCTGCCGGCCGCCGCCCGACACATCCTCACCGCCGTGCGCCAGCTCCGCTTCGCGCACGTGTACGACGAGAACGGGCGCCTGCTCGCGATCGCCCGCGGCACGGTGACCGGGGAAGGGCAGTGGCTCTGCCTCGCGTTGATCGAGGTGGTCCCCGAAGCCCAGCGCGGCGGCCTGGCCCAGCAGGTGATCGCCGCACTCGCCCGGTGGGCGTCCGAGGCGGGCGCGACCCGGGCGTTCCTCCAGGTCGAGGAGCGCAACACAGCAGCCAACGCGCTCTACTCGAAGCTCGGCTTCACCACCCACCACAGTTACCTAACCCGCGAAGCCCCCCTCCCCTAG
- a CDS encoding ABC transporter ATP-binding protein, translating into MQRPGDDPYLQVRDLRVRFATEDGVVRAVDGVSFAVERGRTLGIVGESGSGKSVTSLAVLGLHDPKRTTITGQILVGGRDIAGRPDEEVRRLRGRDMAMIFQDPLSALHPYYSVGRQIAEAYRIHHPRAGRGEARKRTIEMLDRVGIPQPAKRADQYPHEFSGGMRQRAMIAMALVNDPDLLIADEPTTALDVTVQAQILDLLGDLQKEFNSAIILITHDLGVVSQVADEVLVMYGGRAVEHGGVEQVLRAPQHPYTWGLLASVPTVHGDAGADLVPIPGNPPSLINLPPGCAFHPRCRHASGDCFTQVPELRDVERLMVACHHPEASRAQ; encoded by the coding sequence GTGCAGCGACCCGGTGACGACCCGTACCTGCAGGTGCGTGATCTGCGCGTGCGGTTCGCGACCGAGGACGGCGTGGTGCGGGCGGTGGACGGGGTGTCCTTCGCGGTCGAGCGCGGCCGCACCCTCGGCATCGTCGGCGAGTCGGGCTCCGGCAAGAGCGTCACCAGCCTGGCCGTACTGGGCCTGCACGATCCGAAGCGCACGACCATCACCGGGCAGATCCTCGTCGGCGGCCGCGACATCGCCGGCCGTCCGGATGAGGAGGTACGCCGGCTGCGCGGCCGGGACATGGCCATGATCTTTCAGGATCCGCTGTCGGCCCTGCACCCGTACTACTCGGTGGGCCGGCAGATCGCGGAGGCGTACCGGATCCACCACCCGCGGGCGGGCCGGGGCGAGGCCCGCAAGCGGACGATCGAGATGCTCGACCGGGTCGGCATCCCGCAGCCGGCGAAGCGTGCCGACCAGTACCCGCACGAGTTCTCCGGCGGCATGCGGCAGCGCGCGATGATCGCGATGGCCCTGGTCAACGACCCCGACCTGCTGATCGCGGACGAGCCGACCACCGCGCTCGACGTCACCGTGCAGGCGCAGATCCTGGACCTGCTCGGCGATCTGCAGAAGGAGTTCAACTCGGCGATCATCCTGATCACGCACGACCTGGGCGTGGTCAGCCAGGTCGCCGACGAGGTCCTCGTCATGTACGGCGGGCGGGCGGTCGAGCATGGCGGCGTGGAGCAGGTGCTGCGGGCGCCCCAACACCCGTACACCTGGGGGTTGCTCGCCAGCGTGCCCACCGTGCACGGCGACGCCGGTGCGGACCTGGTCCCGATCCCTGGCAACCCGCCCAGCCTGATCAACCTCCCGCCGGGGTGCGCGTTCCACCCGCGTTGCCGGCACGCGAGCGGGGACTGCTTCACCCAGGTGCCCGAGCTGAGAGATGTCGAACGTCTGATGGTCGCCTGTCACCACCCGGAGGCCAGCCGTGCCCAGTGA
- the mshB gene encoding N-acetyl-1-D-myo-inositol-2-amino-2-deoxy-alpha-D-glucopyranoside deacetylase, translated as MLVHAHPDDETVGTGATMAHYAAEGAQITLVTCTLGEEGEIHVPELALLAAGEADQLGGYRLAELEAACAALGVSDHRFLGGAGRYRDSGMMGLETNKHPRCFWQADVDEAAGFLLEIMREVRPQVVITYDENGFYGHPDHIQSHRVAMRAAELATAEGFGPAKIYWTAMPKSVLEAGINAFAQSTDNPFAGIERVEDFPFGTPDEQIAARIDGTDHHEAKVEAMRAHASQIPESSWLYSIAGNFGSEFMGVEYYTLAVGEKGPGVGPYGWENDIFAGLAPSSPV; from the coding sequence ATGCTGGTCCACGCCCACCCGGACGACGAGACGGTGGGCACCGGCGCGACTATGGCTCACTACGCCGCCGAAGGCGCGCAGATCACGCTGGTGACCTGCACCCTCGGCGAAGAGGGTGAGATCCACGTGCCCGAGCTGGCCCTGCTCGCGGCGGGCGAGGCCGACCAGCTCGGCGGCTACCGGCTCGCCGAGCTGGAGGCCGCTTGCGCCGCGCTGGGCGTGTCCGACCACCGCTTCCTCGGCGGCGCCGGCAGGTACCGCGACTCCGGCATGATGGGCCTGGAGACCAACAAGCACCCGCGCTGCTTCTGGCAGGCCGACGTGGACGAGGCCGCCGGCTTCCTGCTGGAGATCATGCGCGAGGTCCGCCCCCAGGTCGTGATCACGTACGACGAGAACGGCTTCTACGGGCACCCCGACCACATCCAGTCGCACCGGGTCGCCATGCGGGCCGCCGAGCTGGCCACGGCCGAGGGCTTCGGCCCGGCGAAGATCTACTGGACGGCGATGCCGAAGAGCGTGCTGGAGGCCGGCATCAACGCCTTCGCGCAGTCGACGGACAACCCGTTCGCCGGCATCGAACGCGTCGAGGACTTCCCGTTCGGCACGCCGGACGAGCAGATCGCGGCACGGATCGACGGCACCGACCACCACGAGGCCAAGGTCGAGGCCATGCGGGCACACGCCTCCCAGATCCCGGAGTCCTCCTGGCTCTACTCGATCGCCGGCAACTTCGGCAGCGAGTTCATGGGCGTCGAGTACTACACGCTGGCGGTCGGCGAGAAGGGACCCGGCGTCGGCCCGTACGGCTGGGAAAACGACATCTTCGCCGGTCTCGCACCTTCCTCGCCGGTCTAA
- a CDS encoding ABC transporter permease, protein MFRFLVKRLLSAALTLFAVSVLSFLMFFALPKDPVTGMCPKNCNPERLERVRQELGLRDPKIEQYAAYMKGIVAGRDLGSSQGGRCDAPCLGYSYVNSEAVTDTLARVLPVTLSVVLPATILWLVLGVGLGMVSALKRGTVLDRLAIGFSLTGASMQLYFVGAILLIVFVYQLKILPNPHYTSIFDDPLDWASGMVLAWVALAFLFSAIYARLARAQMLETLSEDFVRTARAKGVPKRTVYGRHALRAAITPLVTIAGLDVGAALGGTVITEITFGLRGLGRTAVDAVTDGDLPMIMATVLISAVFVVLANIVVDLLYAAIDPRVRLR, encoded by the coding sequence ATGTTTCGGTTCCTGGTCAAGCGGCTGCTCTCCGCCGCGCTCACCCTCTTCGCGGTCAGCGTGCTCAGCTTCCTGATGTTCTTCGCGCTGCCGAAGGACCCGGTCACCGGCATGTGCCCGAAGAACTGCAACCCGGAGCGCCTGGAGCGGGTACGCCAGGAACTGGGCCTGCGCGACCCGAAGATCGAGCAGTACGCGGCGTACATGAAGGGCATCGTCGCCGGGCGTGACCTCGGCAGCTCCCAGGGTGGCCGATGCGACGCGCCCTGCCTCGGCTACTCGTACGTCAACAGCGAGGCGGTCACGGACACGCTGGCCCGGGTGCTGCCGGTGACGCTGAGCGTCGTGCTGCCGGCGACGATCCTGTGGCTGGTGCTCGGCGTGGGCCTGGGCATGGTGTCCGCCCTGAAACGCGGGACCGTCCTCGACCGGCTGGCGATCGGCTTTTCGCTCACCGGGGCGTCGATGCAGCTGTACTTCGTCGGCGCGATCCTGCTGATCGTCTTCGTCTACCAGCTCAAGATCTTGCCCAATCCGCACTACACGTCCATCTTCGACGATCCACTCGACTGGGCCTCCGGGATGGTGCTGGCGTGGGTGGCGCTGGCGTTCCTGTTCTCGGCGATCTACGCCCGGCTGGCGCGGGCGCAGATGCTGGAGACGCTGTCGGAGGACTTCGTCCGCACGGCGCGGGCGAAGGGCGTGCCCAAGCGCACGGTCTACGGCCGGCACGCGCTGCGCGCCGCGATCACGCCGCTGGTGACGATCGCCGGCCTCGACGTGGGCGCCGCGCTCGGCGGCACCGTGATCACGGAGATCACGTTCGGCCTGCGCGGGCTCGGGCGTACGGCGGTGGACGCGGTGACGGACGGTGACCTGCCGATGATCATGGCGACCGTCTTGATCTCCGCGGTCTTCGTCGTGCTGGCCAACATCGTGGTCGACCTGCTCTACGCGGCCATCGATCCGCGCGTACGGCTCCGGTGA
- a CDS encoding carcinine hydrolase/isopenicillin-N N-acyltransferase family protein, whose product MATPRSTRWGGALAAGLLALAGCQGAAPAPRTDALTFHTLTYRPNADQADRALDSLRRLDDHPLYQLTYDGPAPRLAPADATPQVIAMPAGRRAFACTVFLAGGDPGHPVLGRNFDWDYNPALVLVSRPPDAYDSISLVDLSYLGFDHARLAKLDDPTWRRDLLLAPTLPFDGMNEHGLAIGMAQVDGQAEVRPGAPTVGSLAIIRLALDTTKTVDEAVRLFQTYTLDWSGAPSLHYLIADATGASAVIEFATGTMTVTRGDGRWQLMTNFNLSTSDPATRQADWRYRTGSAELTAAHGKLDPGGAMDLLRTLRQGHTQWSVVYDLRAGTAAIATAQRYDKIHHTPLLPTR is encoded by the coding sequence ATGGCGACCCCGCGCTCTACCCGGTGGGGAGGCGCCCTCGCGGCCGGACTGCTGGCGCTGGCGGGGTGCCAGGGCGCCGCGCCAGCACCCCGGACCGACGCGCTCACGTTCCACACGCTCACCTACCGGCCCAACGCCGACCAGGCCGATCGGGCGCTCGACAGCCTGCGGCGGCTCGACGACCACCCGCTCTACCAGCTCACATACGACGGCCCGGCGCCCCGCCTCGCCCCGGCGGACGCCACCCCGCAGGTCATCGCCATGCCGGCGGGCCGCCGCGCGTTCGCCTGCACCGTCTTCCTCGCCGGCGGCGACCCCGGCCACCCGGTGCTCGGGCGCAACTTCGACTGGGACTACAACCCGGCGCTCGTGCTCGTCTCCCGCCCGCCGGACGCGTACGACTCGATATCGCTGGTCGACCTGTCGTACCTGGGGTTCGACCACGCCCGACTGGCCAAGCTGGACGATCCGACCTGGCGGCGCGACCTGCTGCTGGCGCCGACCCTGCCGTTCGACGGGATGAACGAGCACGGCCTGGCCATCGGCATGGCCCAGGTCGACGGCCAGGCCGAGGTACGCCCCGGCGCCCCGACCGTCGGCTCGCTGGCCATCATCCGGCTCGCCCTGGACACCACGAAGACGGTCGACGAGGCGGTCCGGCTCTTCCAGACGTACACCCTGGACTGGAGCGGCGCCCCGTCCCTGCACTACCTGATCGCCGACGCGACCGGCGCGTCCGCGGTGATCGAGTTCGCCACCGGCACGATGACCGTGACCCGCGGCGACGGGCGCTGGCAGCTCATGACCAACTTCAACCTGAGCACGTCGGACCCGGCGACCCGGCAAGCCGACTGGCGCTACCGCACCGGCTCAGCCGAGCTGACCGCCGCACACGGCAAGCTCGACCCCGGCGGGGCGATGGACCTGCTGCGCACCCTGCGCCAGGGCCACACCCAATGGTCCGTCGTGTACGACCTGCGCGCCGGCACGGCCGCGATCGCCACCGCCCAGCGCTACGACAAAATCCACCACACCCCCCTCCTCCCCACCCGCTGA